Proteins encoded within one genomic window of Gloeobacter kilaueensis JS1:
- a CDS encoding ABC transporter ATP-binding protein — MEVIRLNNVSLWRRTQEEFSYDLKTTILSFLDGRYRKPGRKQVLDRIDLVVSAGEKLGIIGSNGSGKSTLLKVICGILKPNTGEVRVQGDIAPLIELGAGFDSELSLVDNIVLYGVFLGFSRQQMRERSQEILRFADLESYADVPVKTLSSGMTARLGFAIATDVPPDILILDEVLSVGDERFKEKCRNRLGQFWQSHTTVLVVSHDLPFIEQSCERAVWLSGGRIVCSGPATEVVGLYLDSTRSGAANIG; from the coding sequence TTGGAAGTTATACGGCTCAATAACGTCTCCCTCTGGCGGCGCACCCAGGAAGAGTTCTCCTACGATCTCAAGACCACCATCCTCTCGTTTCTGGATGGCCGCTACCGCAAGCCTGGCCGCAAGCAGGTGCTCGACCGCATCGATCTGGTGGTCAGTGCCGGTGAGAAGCTGGGGATCATCGGCTCGAACGGCTCCGGCAAATCTACCTTGCTCAAGGTGATCTGCGGCATCTTAAAGCCCAACACGGGCGAAGTCCGGGTCCAGGGCGACATCGCCCCCCTCATCGAACTCGGGGCCGGGTTCGACTCGGAGCTGTCGCTGGTGGACAACATCGTGCTCTACGGCGTGTTTTTGGGCTTCTCCCGCCAGCAGATGCGCGAGCGCAGCCAGGAGATCTTGCGCTTTGCGGATCTGGAGTCCTACGCCGACGTACCGGTGAAGACGCTTTCCTCGGGCATGACCGCCCGGTTGGGCTTTGCTATCGCCACCGACGTACCGCCGGACATCTTGATCCTCGACGAGGTGCTTTCGGTGGGAGACGAGCGCTTCAAAGAAAAGTGCCGCAACCGGTTGGGGCAGTTCTGGCAGTCGCACACCACGGTCTTAGTGGTCTCCCACGATCTGCCCTTCATCGAACAGTCCTGCGAGCGGGCGGTCTGGCTGAGCGGCGGTCGAATCGTCTGCAGTGGTCCGGCTACTGAGGTGGTGGGGCTCTATCTCGACTCCACCCGCTCTGGGGCCGCTAACATTGGTTGA
- a CDS encoding ATP-binding protein: MGDFNDTVRRLRREAASLLIYQEVLTAPPVRALLGLLDGLGSASPGNQSQILRCLEAYGLWFKTLAERAQSWPDALVEAVLQADNPFSAQLQHCEVQVLPPALVEAARHDLQILQRLHDLESEQIALWMEQVTGQAVPLPHWPKVVPFFDRGGTWAEALPRLALHYREAGIGLFARYRALRWQAGELVGIAHPEQIRSQELVGYEQQRDTLRRNTEFLLAGYPALHVLLYGSRGSGKSSLVKSMLSEYAERGLRLIEVAKSELQALPLLIDHLRPLALKFVLFVDDLSFEEGEEAYKALKVVLEGNLTARPQNVVVYATSNRRHLIREFFGDRPRPSDEEVHAWDTVQEKLSFSDRFGLTLTFEPADQKTYLRIVRYLAEQAGIALAAEDLERRALQWVMHHNSRSGRTARQFIDFLRSELALAGAPYS, translated from the coding sequence TTGGGCGATTTCAACGATACAGTGCGTCGGCTGCGCCGGGAGGCTGCTTCCCTGCTTATCTATCAGGAGGTGCTGACAGCGCCGCCGGTGCGGGCCTTGCTCGGGTTGCTCGATGGACTGGGCTCGGCCTCACCCGGAAACCAGAGCCAGATTCTCCGCTGTCTGGAAGCTTACGGCCTGTGGTTCAAAACCCTGGCTGAGCGCGCCCAGAGCTGGCCGGACGCTCTGGTGGAGGCCGTTTTGCAGGCGGACAATCCTTTTTCAGCTCAGCTCCAGCACTGCGAGGTGCAGGTCTTGCCCCCAGCGCTCGTCGAGGCTGCCCGCCACGACCTGCAGATCCTACAGCGGCTGCACGATCTAGAAAGCGAGCAAATCGCTTTGTGGATGGAGCAGGTTACAGGCCAGGCAGTACCGTTGCCCCACTGGCCGAAGGTGGTCCCTTTTTTTGATCGGGGCGGCACCTGGGCAGAGGCGCTGCCCCGGCTCGCTCTGCACTACCGCGAGGCGGGAATCGGTCTTTTTGCTCGCTACCGGGCGCTGCGCTGGCAGGCAGGGGAACTCGTCGGCATCGCCCACCCGGAGCAGATCCGATCGCAGGAGCTGGTGGGCTACGAACAGCAGCGCGACACCCTGCGCCGCAATACCGAATTTTTGCTTGCCGGCTATCCGGCGCTGCACGTTCTGCTCTATGGCAGTCGTGGCTCCGGCAAGTCGTCGCTGGTCAAGTCGATGCTGAGCGAGTACGCCGAACGCGGCCTGCGCCTCATCGAGGTCGCCAAGTCCGAACTGCAGGCGCTGCCCCTGCTCATCGACCACCTGCGCCCCCTCGCCCTCAAGTTCGTCCTCTTCGTCGATGATCTGTCCTTCGAGGAGGGCGAAGAAGCCTACAAGGCGCTCAAGGTCGTCCTCGAAGGCAATCTGACCGCCCGTCCCCAAAATGTCGTCGTCTACGCCACCTCCAACCGTCGCCACCTGATTCGCGAATTTTTTGGCGACCGTCCCCGGCCCAGCGATGAGGAAGTACACGCCTGGGACACGGTGCAGGAGAAGCTGTCCTTTAGCGACCGCTTCGGACTGACGCTGACGTTTGAACCCGCCGATCAGAAGACCTACCTGCGCATCGTCCGTTACCTGGCAGAACAGGCAGGCATTGCTCTGGCAGCCGAAGATCTCGAGCGCCGTGCGCTGCAGTGGGTGATGCACCACAACAGCCGCTCCGGGCGCACCGCCCGCCAGTTCATCGACTTTTTGCGCTCGGAGCTGGCGCTGGCGGGTGCGCCCTACTCGTAG
- a CDS encoding ABC transporter permease, whose amino-acid sequence MLRALPLEKLAPSAHRYLELLFVLTQRNLKVRYRGSILGVYWSLLNPLLMTAAYTAIFGTTFAAYYDHSLLNYLLAAFTGLVVINFFNVTTTQALPSVVNSGALLNKIRLPFSILPLSLVLSNIFQFVVGPLPLLAVMTLVVSHNPFYALLLVIPSVALVLAATGISFLVSALYVFFRDLPYLYELVAFALFLSSPVFYPAAIVPKQVKTFIDLNPLTPIIEGLRQLILGRADLSWGVLGIALLSGTVVCTIGALFFNARSDQYMDLL is encoded by the coding sequence ATGCTGCGCGCACTCCCACTCGAAAAACTGGCTCCCTCAGCCCACCGCTACCTGGAATTGCTTTTTGTGCTTACCCAGCGCAACCTCAAGGTGCGCTATCGAGGCTCGATTCTGGGGGTGTACTGGTCGCTTCTCAATCCCCTGCTGATGACTGCCGCCTATACGGCCATCTTTGGCACCACTTTTGCCGCCTACTACGACCATTCGCTGCTCAACTACCTGCTCGCCGCCTTCACCGGGCTCGTGGTAATCAACTTCTTTAACGTCACCACTACCCAGGCGCTGCCGAGTGTCGTCAACAGCGGTGCCCTGCTCAACAAGATCCGCCTGCCCTTCAGCATCCTGCCCCTGTCGCTGGTCTTATCCAACATCTTTCAGTTCGTCGTCGGTCCCCTGCCGCTGCTGGCTGTGATGACGCTGGTGGTCTCCCACAATCCGTTCTATGCGCTGCTTTTGGTGATCCCCTCCGTAGCTCTGGTGCTCGCCGCCACAGGTATCAGCTTCCTGGTGAGCGCCCTGTACGTATTTTTTCGAGATCTGCCCTACCTCTACGAACTGGTGGCCTTTGCCCTGTTTCTCAGTAGTCCCGTGTTCTATCCGGCGGCGATCGTGCCCAAGCAGGTCAAGACATTCATCGATCTCAATCCCCTGACGCCGATCATCGAGGGCCTGCGCCAGCTCATCCTCGGTCGGGCCGATCTCAGTTGGGGCGTACTGGGAATCGCGCTGCTCTCAGGTACGGTCGTCTGCACCATCGGCGCTCTGTTTTTTAATGCCCGCTCCGACCAGTACATGGACTTGTTGTAG
- a CDS encoding efflux RND transporter periplasmic adaptor subunit, giving the protein MTEMLDKQKTRRGEQKVSGAARRDWRPIVLGLVVIAIGVFALRTLTDPARDADSRPKGKPAVPVITAVAQQQAVPVEVDAVGNVEATSTVSVRSQVDGQLLRVHFQQGQLVHKGDLLFSIDPRPAQAAVAQAEAAVNKDLAAVEQARAVLLKDQAQLRTARLQVQRYELLRSQGAISQDQFDQYRTNADALEATVRADQANIRNAQAIVNSDRAALANARVQLSYSTIRSPIEGRTGSLNFYAGDLIKANDTTALVTINRISPIYVTFTVPEDQLAAIRSAMARHELKVSASAQGDSRIVTGNLSFIDNAVDTTTGTIKLKATFANSDGYLVPGQFVDASLTVTTLNRAVVVPSQAIQTSQQGRFVFVVRPDRTVQMQPIESTLTYRGLAVINRGVQPGQTVVTDGQLQLVPGAKVQIKPSSPEAASR; this is encoded by the coding sequence ATGACCGAGATGCTGGACAAGCAAAAAACGCGCCGAGGGGAGCAAAAAGTGTCGGGTGCTGCCCGTCGGGACTGGCGGCCCATCGTCCTCGGGCTGGTGGTGATCGCAATCGGCGTGTTCGCGCTGCGGACCCTCACCGATCCCGCCCGCGATGCGGATTCAAGGCCAAAGGGCAAACCGGCGGTCCCGGTGATAACGGCGGTGGCACAGCAACAGGCCGTTCCGGTCGAAGTCGATGCGGTGGGCAACGTCGAGGCAACCTCGACGGTATCGGTGCGCTCTCAAGTCGATGGGCAACTGCTGCGGGTCCATTTTCAGCAGGGCCAACTCGTCCATAAAGGCGATCTGCTCTTCAGCATCGACCCAAGACCCGCCCAGGCGGCGGTGGCTCAGGCGGAGGCCGCCGTCAACAAAGATCTGGCCGCCGTCGAGCAGGCGAGGGCGGTTCTCCTTAAAGACCAGGCCCAGCTGCGCACCGCCCGCCTCCAGGTGCAGCGCTACGAGCTACTGCGATCCCAGGGGGCGATCTCCCAGGACCAGTTCGACCAGTACCGCACCAACGCCGACGCCCTCGAAGCGACGGTGCGCGCCGATCAGGCCAATATCCGCAACGCCCAGGCGATCGTCAATTCCGACCGGGCGGCCCTCGCCAACGCCCGCGTCCAACTCAGTTACAGCACAATCCGCTCGCCTATCGAGGGCCGCACCGGCAGCCTCAACTTTTATGCCGGCGATCTGATCAAGGCCAACGACACGACCGCCCTGGTGACGATCAACCGGATTAGCCCGATCTACGTCACCTTCACCGTGCCGGAAGACCAGCTCGCAGCGATTCGCAGCGCGATGGCCCGCCACGAACTGAAGGTGAGCGCCAGTGCCCAGGGTGATAGCCGCATCGTCACCGGCAACTTGAGCTTTATCGACAACGCCGTCGATACGACCACCGGCACGATCAAGCTCAAGGCGACGTTTGCCAACAGCGACGGCTACCTCGTCCCCGGTCAGTTCGTCGATGCGAGCCTCACGGTCACGACCTTGAACAGGGCAGTGGTCGTGCCCTCCCAGGCGATCCAGACCAGTCAGCAGGGCCGCTTCGTCTTCGTCGTCCGCCCCGACCGCACCGTCCAGATGCAGCCCATCGAGAGTACTCTCACCTACAGGGGCCTGGCGGTGATAAATCGAGGCGTCCAGCCCGGCCAGACGGTCGTCACCGACGGCCAACTGCAACTGGTACCGGGGGCAAAGGTGCAGATCAAGCCGTCGTCGCCGGAGGCCGCTTCCCGATGA
- a CDS encoding phasin family protein: protein MENNVLRQLLLMGVGATAVLTERIQQAVDEWVGEGRLRQEDAKEFLDDLLIRLREEQGNLEEQFRRQIKTVLKEYDVPNQSEIEALKNRLDRLEYQLRQLQDRL, encoded by the coding sequence ATGGAAAACAACGTTCTCAGACAACTCCTCTTGATGGGCGTGGGTGCAACCGCTGTCCTCACCGAACGGATTCAGCAGGCCGTCGATGAGTGGGTGGGCGAGGGCCGCCTGCGCCAGGAAGATGCCAAAGAATTTCTCGACGATCTGCTCATTCGCCTGCGCGAGGAGCAGGGCAACCTCGAAGAACAGTTCCGCCGCCAGATCAAGACGGTGCTCAAAGAATACGACGTGCCCAACCAGTCCGAAATCGAAGCGCTTAAAAACCGCCTCGACCGCCTGGAGTACCAGTTACGCCAGTTGCAGGACAGGCTGTAA
- a CDS encoding ABC transporter permease, which produces MQVLIQDLSYGLRSLLSKPVFTVVALVALALGIGANTAVFSVVNAVLLKPFPYKHPEQLIVVSAKDGQIDEGVSYPDYLDYREARTSFTQSAAFLGESFVLSGGGQPERLRGAFVSSGYLSTLGIAPVLGRDFLPQEDLPGYRSVLLSYSFWQSRYRGDPGVLGRSLRLNGQLFTIVGVLPQGISFKYDEQFLTSFGSWLTKGRNPKLGINDPWGRGNHFSMLMIARLRTGHTLDQARSELAAIAARLARQYPDTNATTQARAVSLSEFVLGNIRTTLLVLMAAVLFVLLITAANVANLQIARSAARRREVALRTALGASRGRIVRQLLTESLLLSSLGALIGLIVASLSIAPITALIPADVPRASQVAIDLPVLLFAIGVAVAAGVGFGVGPAMAAARTSPAEVLKEDSRGAIGGRRQGRLRNSLIVAEVGLALVLLCGAALMLQSFIKLRSVEPGFSTTRTLSAYLSLPAQSYPDADAQRRFAQRLIEQLHTLPGVRSAAIVNDIPLTHFQSGAQVEVPGYVGKELPYADYLSTSPGYFELMGIPLLAGRTFDEQDQPGQPGAVIVNDLVVRRFFPDGNAVGKRLRLPGISDWLTIVGVVRCIHQNDLKEPPNLQVYRPFAQDPWAEIGIVLKSDIAPTALAASLQRAVQSIDSDLPVTKVRSLQKVIDDSVQAPRLTMVLLAIFAGIALVNAAIGIYGVMSYSVSQRTHEIGVRMALGALPADVLKLVVGQGMLLVLVGVAIGLAGGLVGLQLLSSLLFGIGASDPITFGAVAMLLVLVALVACYLPARRATRIDPAIALRYE; this is translated from the coding sequence ATGCAAGTATTGATTCAAGATCTCAGCTATGGCCTGCGGTCGCTTTTGAGCAAGCCTGTCTTTACCGTCGTCGCACTGGTTGCCCTCGCCCTTGGGATCGGTGCGAACACGGCTGTCTTCAGCGTCGTCAACGCTGTCTTACTCAAGCCCTTTCCCTACAAACATCCCGAGCAATTGATCGTCGTCTCTGCAAAGGATGGGCAGATAGACGAAGGAGTGAGCTATCCCGACTACCTCGATTATCGGGAGGCCAGAACCAGCTTCACCCAGTCAGCTGCTTTTTTAGGTGAAAGCTTTGTCCTCTCAGGGGGCGGACAGCCAGAACGGCTGCGCGGTGCGTTTGTCAGCTCCGGATACCTCTCTACACTCGGTATCGCGCCCGTTCTCGGTCGTGATTTTCTGCCCCAGGAAGATTTGCCCGGCTACCGCAGCGTGCTGCTGTCGTACAGCTTCTGGCAGAGCCGCTACCGGGGCGACCCCGGTGTACTGGGCCGCTCCTTGCGCTTAAATGGTCAACTTTTTACTATCGTCGGCGTCCTGCCGCAGGGCATATCTTTTAAATACGACGAACAGTTTCTTACCTCCTTTGGCTCCTGGCTGACCAAAGGCCGCAATCCAAAGCTGGGGATCAACGATCCGTGGGGCCGGGGCAATCACTTTTCAATGCTGATGATCGCCCGCCTCAGGACCGGTCATACCCTCGATCAGGCCCGCTCCGAACTGGCAGCGATCGCAGCCAGGCTCGCCCGTCAGTATCCCGATACCAACGCCACCACCCAGGCGCGAGCGGTTTCGCTGAGCGAGTTCGTCCTCGGCAACATTCGGACGACGCTACTGGTGTTGATGGCGGCAGTGCTTTTTGTGCTGCTGATTACAGCGGCGAACGTCGCCAACCTTCAGATCGCCCGCTCGGCAGCCCGGCGACGCGAGGTGGCACTGCGCACCGCCCTCGGAGCAAGCCGGGGACGGATTGTCCGCCAGCTTCTGACCGAGAGCCTGCTGCTGTCCAGCCTGGGAGCACTCATCGGCTTGATCGTAGCCTCGCTCAGCATCGCTCCGATCACCGCCTTGATCCCGGCAGATGTTCCAAGAGCCAGCCAGGTTGCGATCGATTTACCGGTGTTGCTCTTCGCGATCGGCGTGGCTGTGGCAGCTGGTGTTGGCTTTGGCGTAGGGCCGGCGATGGCTGCTGCCCGGACCAGTCCGGCAGAGGTGCTCAAGGAGGACAGCCGGGGGGCGATCGGCGGACGCAGGCAGGGGCGCTTGCGCAATAGTCTGATTGTCGCGGAAGTCGGGCTGGCTCTGGTTTTGCTCTGTGGAGCGGCCCTGATGCTGCAGAGTTTTATCAAACTGCGCAGCGTTGAGCCGGGCTTCAGCACCACCAGGACGTTGAGTGCCTACCTCAGTCTTCCTGCGCAGAGCTATCCAGATGCGGATGCGCAGCGGCGCTTTGCACAGCGTCTGATCGAACAGTTGCATACTCTACCAGGGGTGCGCTCAGCAGCGATCGTCAACGACATCCCGCTCACGCACTTTCAATCGGGCGCGCAGGTTGAAGTGCCGGGATATGTGGGCAAGGAGCTGCCTTACGCCGACTATCTAAGCACCAGCCCCGGCTACTTTGAGTTGATGGGCATTCCGCTGCTGGCCGGGCGGACTTTTGACGAGCAGGACCAGCCGGGCCAACCGGGAGCCGTCATTGTCAACGACCTTGTCGTCCGCCGCTTCTTCCCGGACGGCAACGCGGTCGGTAAGCGCCTGCGGCTACCGGGCATCTCCGACTGGCTCACGATCGTGGGAGTGGTCAGATGCATTCACCAAAACGATCTCAAGGAGCCGCCCAACCTCCAGGTGTACCGGCCTTTTGCCCAGGATCCCTGGGCTGAGATTGGGATCGTTCTTAAAAGCGACATTGCGCCTACCGCCCTTGCTGCCAGCCTGCAGCGCGCCGTCCAGAGCATCGATTCGGATTTGCCGGTGACAAAGGTGCGCTCCTTGCAGAAAGTGATCGACGACTCGGTACAGGCTCCGCGCCTGACGATGGTGCTGCTTGCGATCTTTGCCGGGATCGCCCTTGTGAACGCTGCTATCGGTATCTACGGGGTGATGAGCTATTCGGTGAGCCAGCGCACCCACGAGATCGGCGTGCGCATGGCCCTCGGTGCCCTGCCCGCCGACGTGCTCAAGCTGGTGGTCGGCCAGGGAATGCTGCTGGTGCTGGTAGGAGTGGCGATCGGGCTGGCGGGCGGCCTTGTCGGGTTGCAACTGTTGTCGAGCCTGCTTTTTGGCATCGGGGCGAGCGATCCGATCACTTTCGGGGCCGTGGCGATGTTGCTCGTGCTGGTGGCCCTCGTCGCCTGCTATCTGCCCGCTCGCCGGGCAACCCGGATCGATCCGGCCATCGCCCTGCGCTACGAGTAG
- a CDS encoding MarR family winged helix-turn-helix transcriptional regulator — protein sequence MLISETSVEQCAGSIVETLPLFLRLIRAELRRHPRLNLSLPQLRALVYLRDQPGASASGMAEYLGVTRATASTTIERLVQRELITRTDDPQERRRVVLNLTEAGHRQLEQASTIAQERVAEALAGLSPSRLRRINEGLLLLQSVLHTRAGITR from the coding sequence ATGCTGATTTCTGAGACGAGTGTCGAACAGTGCGCCGGCAGCATCGTCGAGACGCTGCCGCTATTCTTGCGCCTTATCCGCGCCGAGTTGCGCCGCCACCCGCGCCTGAACCTGTCGCTGCCGCAGTTGCGGGCGCTGGTCTACCTGCGCGATCAGCCCGGAGCGTCCGCCTCCGGCATGGCCGAGTACCTGGGGGTGACGCGGGCGACGGCCTCGACGACGATCGAGCGGCTGGTGCAGCGGGAACTGATCACGCGCACCGACGATCCCCAGGAGCGCCGCCGGGTGGTCTTGAATCTGACCGAGGCCGGTCACAGGCAACTGGAGCAGGCGAGTACGATTGCCCAGGAACGGGTGGCGGAGGCGCTGGCGGGTCTGTCTCCGTCGAGATTGCGCCGGATCAACGAGGGTCTGCTGCTGCTGCAGTCGGTACTCCACACGAGGGCGGGAATAACGCGATGA
- a CDS encoding efflux RND transporter permease subunit, whose translation MNPSALFIRRPITTTLVMIGIFIFGCIAYRLLPVSDLPSVDFPTIQVSASQPGASPDTMASTIATPLERQFATIPGLDSMNSTSTLGNTQITLQFNLSRKIDGAAQDVQSAIQAASSILPPGMPTPPSYRKVNPADAPILYLVLTSPTLPLSQVDEYAETDVAQRISMVGGVAQVNVYGAQKYAVRVQLDPYALATRGIGIDEVQSAIKTGNVNLPSGTLYGNYQAYNLNANAQLTDAAAYRKLVVAYRNGAPIRLEQLGRVIDSVENDKTAGWFNNTRSIILAIQRQPGVNTIDVVDSIKKLLPTFKEQLPAAVNLDIMFDRSQSIRASVGDVQFTLAITIGLVVMVIFVFLRNLTATVIPSLALPLSIVATFSAMYLLGFSLDNLSLVALTLAVGFVVDDAIVVLENIVRHQEMGEDRLSAAYNGSREIFFTILSMTISLVAVFIPILFMGGILGRLFNEFAVTMAVAILVSGFISLTLTPMLCSRFLKNPDHDAQRRNRLYMASERVFDGLLHAYERSLQWVLAHRRSTMAVFVAVLAATAWLFVIVPKGFIPTEDTGQISGSTQAAQGISFDDMVRHQKAVAAIVARNPYVASYNSSVGNGGTNAGRIQIRLKPRSERPSADEIIQQLRKQVGAVPGIRVFFQNPPAIRIGGQQTNALYQYTLQGIDTDTLYQVAPVLENKLRALSELQDVNSDLQLKNPQVNVAIDRDKAAALGITAQQIQNALGAAYGNPQVSLIYTSTNQYRVITSVLPRYQRSPSALSRLYVRAGNGKLVPLSTIASFKLGAGPLQVNHVGQFASATISFNLKPGVSLGEATSKIDRIARSVLPETITGSFQGSAQAFQSSITNLGLLLIVAILVIYIVLGVLYESFIHPLTILSGLPSAGFGALLTLLIFKVDLNIYAFLGLILLVGIVKKNAIMMIDFALEAERNDGKPAEDAIYAACLVRFRPIMMTTVAALMGTLPIALGLGAGAETRQPLGLAVVGGLLFSQAITLYITPVIYLYLDRWEKKTNPAAREQYAG comes from the coding sequence ATGAATCCTTCTGCCCTGTTTATCCGTCGCCCGATCACGACCACCCTGGTGATGATCGGGATCTTTATCTTTGGCTGCATCGCCTACCGTCTGCTGCCGGTGAGCGACCTGCCGAGCGTCGATTTTCCAACCATCCAGGTCTCGGCAAGCCAGCCCGGTGCCAGTCCCGACACGATGGCCTCGACGATCGCGACGCCGCTGGAGCGCCAGTTTGCGACGATTCCGGGCCTCGACTCGATGAACTCGACCAGCACCCTCGGTAACACCCAGATCACGCTGCAGTTTAATTTGAGCCGCAAGATCGACGGAGCGGCCCAGGACGTGCAGTCGGCGATTCAGGCGGCCTCCTCGATTTTGCCGCCGGGGATGCCCACCCCGCCTTCCTACCGCAAGGTCAACCCGGCGGATGCACCGATTCTGTACCTGGTGCTCACCTCGCCCACGCTCCCCCTCTCGCAGGTAGACGAGTACGCTGAAACCGACGTTGCCCAGCGCATCTCGATGGTGGGCGGCGTCGCCCAGGTCAACGTCTACGGTGCTCAAAAATACGCCGTGCGCGTCCAGCTCGACCCCTACGCCCTCGCCACGCGGGGCATCGGCATCGACGAGGTGCAGTCGGCGATTAAAACCGGCAACGTCAATCTGCCCTCCGGCACCCTCTACGGCAACTACCAGGCGTACAACCTCAACGCCAACGCCCAGCTCACCGATGCCGCCGCCTACCGCAAACTGGTCGTCGCCTACCGCAACGGTGCGCCGATTCGCCTTGAGCAGTTGGGCCGGGTAATCGACAGCGTCGAGAACGACAAGACCGCCGGTTGGTTCAACAACACCCGCTCGATCATCCTTGCCATCCAGCGCCAGCCCGGCGTCAACACGATCGACGTGGTAGACAGCATCAAAAAGCTCCTGCCCACCTTCAAGGAGCAACTGCCGGCGGCGGTCAACCTCGACATCATGTTCGACCGCTCCCAGTCGATCCGCGCCTCGGTAGGCGATGTGCAGTTTACGCTCGCAATCACGATCGGCCTGGTGGTGATGGTGATCTTTGTCTTCTTGCGCAACCTGACGGCGACGGTGATCCCCAGCCTGGCGCTGCCGCTGTCGATCGTCGCCACCTTCTCGGCAATGTATCTGTTGGGCTTTTCCCTCGACAATCTGTCGCTGGTCGCCCTCACCCTGGCGGTGGGCTTCGTCGTAGACGATGCGATCGTCGTGCTCGAAAATATCGTCCGCCACCAGGAGATGGGCGAGGACCGCCTGAGTGCTGCCTACAACGGCTCGCGCGAGATCTTCTTTACGATCTTGTCGATGACGATCTCGCTGGTGGCGGTCTTTATTCCGATTTTGTTTATGGGCGGGATTCTGGGCCGCCTTTTTAACGAATTTGCGGTGACGATGGCGGTGGCGATTCTCGTCTCGGGCTTTATCTCGCTCACGCTCACACCGATGCTCTGCAGCCGCTTTTTAAAAAATCCGGACCACGACGCCCAGCGGCGCAACCGCCTCTACATGGCCTCCGAGCGCGTCTTCGATGGTCTTTTGCACGCCTACGAGCGCAGTCTGCAGTGGGTACTCGCCCATCGCCGCTCGACGATGGCCGTCTTTGTCGCCGTGCTCGCCGCCACCGCCTGGCTGTTTGTGATCGTACCCAAGGGCTTCATCCCTACCGAGGACACAGGCCAGATCTCAGGCAGCACCCAGGCGGCCCAGGGCATCTCCTTCGACGATATGGTGCGCCACCAGAAGGCCGTGGCGGCGATCGTCGCCCGCAATCCCTACGTCGCCTCCTACAATTCGAGCGTCGGCAACGGCGGCACCAACGCGGGCCGCATCCAGATCCGTCTCAAACCTCGCTCCGAGCGCCCGAGCGCCGACGAGATCATCCAGCAGTTGCGCAAACAGGTCGGGGCGGTTCCCGGCATCCGCGTCTTCTTTCAAAATCCCCCCGCCATCCGCATCGGCGGCCAGCAGACCAACGCCCTCTACCAGTACACCCTCCAGGGCATCGACACCGACACGCTCTATCAGGTCGCTCCGGTTCTTGAAAATAAACTGCGCGCTCTGAGCGAACTGCAGGATGTCAACTCGGACCTGCAGCTGAAGAACCCCCAGGTCAACGTCGCCATCGACCGCGACAAGGCTGCCGCCCTGGGGATCACCGCCCAGCAGATCCAGAACGCCCTGGGCGCCGCCTACGGCAACCCGCAGGTCTCGCTCATCTACACCTCGACCAACCAGTACCGGGTGATTACGAGTGTCCTGCCGCGCTACCAGCGCAGCCCTTCTGCCCTCTCCCGGCTGTACGTGCGCGCCGGCAACGGCAAGCTGGTGCCCCTTTCGACGATCGCAAGTTTTAAGCTGGGGGCCGGGCCGCTCCAGGTCAACCACGTCGGCCAGTTCGCCTCCGCCACGATCTCGTTTAACCTCAAGCCCGGCGTCTCCCTGGGCGAGGCGACGAGCAAGATCGACCGGATTGCAAGATCGGTTCTGCCCGAGACGATCACCGGCAGCTTTCAAGGTTCCGCCCAGGCGTTCCAGTCGTCGATCACCAACCTCGGCCTGCTGCTCATCGTGGCGATTCTCGTGATCTACATTGTGCTCGGCGTGCTCTACGAGAGCTTCATCCACCCGCTCACCATCCTCTCAGGACTGCCCTCGGCGGGCTTTGGTGCGCTGCTCACGTTGCTCATCTTCAAGGTGGACCTGAATATCTACGCCTTTTTGGGCCTGATCTTGCTGGTGGGGATCGTCAAGAAAAACGCGATCATGATGATCGACTTTGCCCTGGAGGCGGAGCGCAACGACGGCAAGCCCGCCGAAGATGCGATCTACGCCGCCTGCCTGGTGCGCTTCAGGCCGATCATGATGACGACGGTGGCCGCCTTGATGGGCACGCTGCCCATCGCCCTGGGGCTTGGAGCCGGGGCGGAGACGCGCCAGCCCCTGGGCCTCGCCGTGGTGGGCGGCTTGCTCTTCTCCCAGGCAATCACGCTCTACATCACGCCGGTCATCTATCTGTATCTCGACCGCTGGGAGAAGAAGACCAACCCCGCTGCCCGCGAGCAGTACGCCGGGTAA
- a CDS encoding VOC family protein, which yields MRDRSVRAAIMRVIRPLHAAILVGDLERSAHFYGEVLGLTPARDRALGFAGLWYELGDFQIHLIVSAQICPDPVDAQRLGRNRHLALAVDDLLAARDRLEKAGFPVQASASGRAAFFVQDPDGNILELGEVPYGK from the coding sequence GTGCGTGATCGATCCGTACGAGCGGCGATCATGCGCGTCATCCGTCCTTTGCACGCGGCGATCCTGGTAGGTGACCTCGAACGGTCCGCCCACTTTTACGGTGAGGTGCTGGGGCTCACCCCGGCTCGCGATCGAGCCCTGGGCTTTGCGGGTCTGTGGTACGAGCTGGGGGATTTTCAGATTCATCTCATCGTCTCTGCTCAGATTTGCCCGGATCCAGTCGATGCCCAGAGGCTGGGGCGCAACCGTCACCTGGCGCTGGCCGTGGACGATCTTTTGGCTGCCAGGGATCGCTTAGAAAAAGCGGGCTTCCCCGTTCAAGCGAGCGCCTCGGGCCGGGCCGCCTTCTTCGTCCAAGATCCAGACGGTAACATTCTCGAACTGGGCGAAGTGCCGTATGGTAAGTAG